Part of the Pomacea canaliculata isolate SZHN2017 linkage group LG11, ASM307304v1, whole genome shotgun sequence genome is shown below.
AACCACAATGAAGCTCATTACTGGACTTAGCTGGGAAACAAGATTGCtgccattaaaaaataatgtaaggCAATAAAGCAAAGTAGGCAGACAATATAAATCAGTTCACACGTAACTAATGGCAAAAAATATATCCAACTGATCTGAAAAAGCAAACGGTTAAATAACTCCAGCCCAAACCAATAACCTTTCTGCAATATATGATCACttcagtctattttttttttttacttacttcCTAGTCACGTTAAAAAGCTTTGCTTCTGAAATCTGATCCCTTGCATTTTATCAGGTTTGCTAATGGAATACACGGTCCAACGTGCTGATCAGCTGGATAACACGGCTTTAGCTGTAGGACTCACACTGCCAATATTGGCTTTACTAGCAACTGCAACCGTCctcattgttaaaaataaaaagtaagcaGAATACAAACAGTAGTCATAATAATATGTTACTTGACAGGGGTCTTTGTGTTGTGTGCCAAAAAATATCTGGCATCTTCTAccaatcatatatatatatccatttaTCTAACTATGCCTTATAACTTCTAGTCACCTGGAGAGACTATGTTATGAAATAAGTGTAAAGTATAGGGAAAATGTACTAGtcatttaattatttccttttctaatAGTACCCAGTgatagtaataaaaacaatgagcACAACAACAATTAGAAGAAAAAACCAATACAAAATCTAGAAAAATGTATCCTGaattcttttttcagaaaagttcTGTCTTGGATTTCTACCTGTAGACACCGTGAGGAGGAACCAGAGGGTGCAAAGGAGGATGTATCGTTGACCAACGTAAGCTAAACATTCTTCATTAAACCGTTTGATAACAGCGCATAGGATTGACTTCTGCATTTCGTCTcaattatattttgatttactattttcttgtaaatttatataattaaagCCTTTAGAAAAACTGTAGCTTTTTTATAAACGTTGGAAAATTTATGTCTATTGTTCTATTAATATGAAGGATCCTGACTACCAGATGATCACAAAGCGGTTTCAGGAGTACCTGGAAAGTCAAACACAATCAATGTTTCCGAACATGCTTCAAAAACACAGCTTCTACTTCGTGCCTCCAGTCTACTTTAACAAAACTCGATACAGAAAAGAGATTTACTATGGTCAAGCCGTTTTTGTCCCTGAACCAGTTGACGCGAAGGACGTCAGATACGACCAAGCCATGCTCCACGTCTTCACCTGCTTACATGACATGGCGAAACAtgacaagaaaaacatgtttgtccTGACACAATTCAAATACGACGACTACTTAAAGAACCTGGGCAGTGAGTTTCAGAGACATCGCCTGCCCGTTCCTGCAGGTTTTACTGAAGAGAACCAAAATATCCAATGCTTCGATCTTATGATCGTTCATCGCCACCATGGTGTGTTGGTTGGCGTGGTCAAAGCTGTCGGTGACAAAGTAATTCAAGATGATCAGCAACCGCTCAATGATATGATTGTCAAGGAAGTTACTGACGCTGTTAAACAGCTAAAGAAGGGAGCTGACATGATAAAACATCTTATGTCAGATCAAGAACAAAGTCCCAGAGTTTGCCAGACCTTGATGCTACCCAACATGGCCAGAACAACACTCCAGCGTGTTATCGCTGATCAACCAGGTCTGGTTCAGGTAAGTAGGTATCTTAGCTGTCATACAGTCTTTAGAAATGATAATGTCTGTGACATAAATCAAATTCTCTTTTATAAGATAATTAttacttctttttgtttcatagCAGTGAAGTTTACAAATCTGTACTAGTCGTAGTAAATACATACCAATACAACACAATCTACATACCAGCATAGAGATTGATTACAATTAATAAAACTCGCTTTTTCAATATAACTTGTGACATTGGGTGTATATACTTTTGACACTGTGGACGTTTAAGTTTATATGAActtattatcattttaataataattttaacctacagtatacaataatatatacatgaaatAATAGTAATCAAACTATTAATTGCATTTCACATTTGCACCTTAAAAAACCTCAGTGTTTTCAATTCTCGCAAACTAATTCTCGcaaatataaacagtttatCAACTATATACAGGGCATGCGTGAGTGTTTGGGTAAGAATGAAGTAAGCGACCCCACTGAACTCTGCCTGTGTGCTGAGGATCTGGAAAATCCCCGTATGCTCAGTGATGTGATTAGCAGAATGCTGACATCTAACAACACAGAGGATGGTGTCCCTATGACTGATGAACTGTATATCAGAATATTATCCAGGTAAGATATGGAACTTTAAATTCATTATGGTATATATAGTATCTGGGAAGTGTATTAACCACAAAAAGGGTATAGGACGAAGTGATTAGgcatacgttacatacgttgcaTGCATACACgttatctttcttttacaaatatataattatatatatacaagataCACGGCTAACTTGCATTTCGTGAtctggttttatatatatatatatgttacttTATCAATATATTATTTAGTATTGGACGTGCACTTAATATATTTTAGGATGTCATATATTATGATTTTGCTATATGCtatttattcttaaaaaagCAGGTGCGAACTATAACATTATTTCCTGTTAACACACCCTccccgcacacacacgcacacccacaaaCGCACCTGTACTCCTAAAAGCCTTGTACCCCAGAAACTTCTTCGGACCTAGTGTCACTAAAAACAGTGTTGTCCTTTTTCAGGTTTTGCGGACCGGCAACGCAATCAGCCCTAGAAGGTCAATGTCAGAGTATGTATCTGCCCAAAACTCAAGTAGAAGCCGTGTCCGTAACAGGAGACTTGTATCGTCGTCCGATATTGTCTGAAGATATGTTAGATTTACTTACGAAAGAAAGGCTGTTTCTGGTTGGCCCACCCAACACTGCTACTGAGGCTGGCTGGAGAGAGCTGGCGAGCAAGAGGTCACGATGTTTTTGTTGTCAGCGGACCCTCTGGTTCACGTGACTGGGCATTCCTCAACCAGTCGACACAAAACATTGAAGGGTCACGTAGCAACATTGCTTCACCTGGCTCAGTCGTACAAATTAACTGCAATTTTAATAGCAAGCCTGAGATGGAAATGAGACTAAGCACGTTGATCAATAACAAAGGAGAGAACCCTTTGTGTGTGGTTTCTGACGATGTAGACAGTATAGGGTAAGTGGCTTAGTCTCCTTCCCTGGAGTAAAACAATGAAGTTATCATaagatattaaaattttacGTTTTATGAGCTATTATTAcgaaaatgttttactttaaataactattaaagtagaataaaaaatgttcagtaaacatttaaagatCCCTCATTGTAAAACTgaacaataatgtaaaaataaaatcatgcaaACTACTTGTTTTTCACATTAATTAAGCTTATTATAACATTTGATTACATAATTCAAAACCACTACAAATTTGTGCATGAAGATCACCATAATGTATACAGTTTTCAAACATTATGCATACAATAAACTACGAAATTTATGCTTTTCtctgaaatgtattttatactGCCTTTTTTCCTGACGACTCATGTAGCTCCTGTTTCAAACTATTCTGCGAGAAACTAAGACAGCAGTGTCCAGATCTTCTCCTGTGGGCCACAAGCAGCTCTGAGAACAATGTACCAGGCGGCTGGGAGGTCAAGACCTTCACTCAGACCCTCAACTGTCCACCTGCAGTAGCCAGAGAAGCATCACGTGCAGGAGCCAACTATGTTGTTTCTTCTCCTCGAAACCAAGCACCTTGCTTCCTGTCTCCTACAGACGGCCCGGAAGTTGAATACATTCACCACAAAAAGGGGAGGGCATTAACTATCCATAACTGTACTGACTGTGGTCGGATAGTGGCTCAGACTCTCCTACAAAAATTCATAATTAGAAAAGGTAAATGTGATGCTTTTGTGCTATTtaatattgtgtttttgttgtctttgagAGTATACAACAAACGATATTTATTAGCAATCATATCAAATGTCatatataaagaatatttagaaaatgtgttataaaacatgcaaaaattaTCTCTTTACTTTCTCCAGACATAAGTGTGCCTACAGACGAGGAGACTATGTCAGCAAGTAAGCCCTTTATGTCAGGTGAAGAGGAGTCTGTGACCTCAAAGGGTTCCGTCCTTGGATTCAAAGACCTGCTGGTCCTGTatgaagacagaagacaacCGCTGATTGACGGACTGAAATCATCAGGTATCCCAGTAGGCAATTTACAGGctgaaggaagaaatgaagTTTTTGACGAGGAAAACGACTTTGCATGTGTCCTGCACATTGATCAGCTGACAACCTACAGACCCCGCAGAAAGATTGTGGTGTACGTGGAAGACAAAAAATCCCCTCGGGATCCTCGCAAGAAATGGCGGGGGATCACAAGCTGCACATCACAGTTGATTGTAATGAAATGGAATCCGTAATAACAAGTAttagtttgttttctattttttttttcacttccttttctttttaaatctgattgtgtgtttacattccagatgatgatgatgagtaggaatttataaagcactatATCTCAGCAAAGAGCGGACACATTTTTTCTGaacaaatgacaacaaaatttaacaaaaatggaGAACAAAGAACAACCTGAGAACTCGCTGCACTCCAGCAGCAAAGATATAATTCAATAAGATATAATTCAGTTACTTTTTCCACATACAATATATGTTTATCAAAATCGTTTTTTCTCCTGTTGCGCGGTTGTCTCCACTTCCTACATGGAACAGATCCCCTTTCGTTCGTGTAGCTCAGTGTCAACTGTTTTCTCCCCTAACCAAGTATATTTTCAAAGAATGAGTGTTCTTCTAGTGGCGCAAGTAGAGAATTTATCCAACTGTTTTCCTGTTGACACCGTTCTGTTCATAATTAGGTTCATTGTACCAGGAGTACACACATTTGAATATTAGTAAAAACACTGAGCTTTAAAGGTTCTCGCACGGCTCAGGAAAATAGGGTTTCTTAATCCATTCTGTCTAAATTGTTTCTGTTCCATCAGTCTATTGTCCTACTGGCAATTTCCCAGCTAAGATTTATTatcagctgataataaattctTATTGCAGATAAAGCTATACATGAGGTTCATTCTCATCAGTTGTCAGATTTTTATCAGTGAAATAGCATGCGTGATTGCGacttgttaaaaattattttcttcaatgtCTAGAAGTATCATATCACCTATGTTAGTGTACACAATACGGACACAAGTCTATGTAAATTTTAGTCTTGGTTTTCTACAACtgtatttttccagttaaattTAAAGTGATTTGTGTTTTCAAAACTGCCAAAGCAATTTGTATCTGCTGTGTATAAAATTTTACCTTGTAAGCTCAGACCATATGGATGCTCTAATTTTTGAGAATTGAGATCTTAAATGGCTTTTATCAGTTtactttacttatttatttgttttcatccaCTAACAAAACCTCTCCACAATTTTTTTGAGGTTTGCTAAGAAATGTTACCACGTAGCATTTTATGACCAATCATGTACAGTGGGCATGTGATGAAAGTTAGTCACAAAATGTTTAAGTCAgttgttttcaaatattacttattttcccgttttgattttttatataaatcgATATACTACAGTAAGATAATCCAATATTTCCCCAAAGAGTatgcatttaatgtttatacttttatatttaagtacatttttttcagtgttttcttaCTGACAAGTGTGAACTGCATTTATATGGCATATGCATTATctacatttctttctatttcaaGCAACAATCAACAttcatttctcttcctttcgCTCAGCCTCTAATTTTGATGTCAGTTAATCAACCAATCAACAAAGTATAAGGGcgatcattttatttatacagaaatgtataaacaaattgaaaaagtgTGTGAATAAAAAGCTGGGCAAAACTCAGagacaaaaatctttttctcaatttcttttctgtataaATGAGCATGCTCAAATCTTAAACAAACTTCATTCAATTTATCATGCGTCATGCGATGTGTTATTACTGCTTTAATTTTGTGAAGGAAGCTGTAGCATATTTTAgtatttctttataaagaaaacaaaatgtttgttactgcagaaagtttgaaaagtaaataaatcttgaTAAATGTTTAACCAAAGCTATACTTGAGATGACCTCGCCTACAAATTTTATATGTTTACACTGTCACACAATACAACAGGCATTGAGagcaccaccccaccaccagcTAGCGAGACAAGTACCCCCTAGatattacacaaaaattaacataGAGACTAGAACAAGAGAAATTAGTTATATTCAtgtagaatgtttttatttaatgtttaagtGACCTAACCCATCCTGTTAGTTCCTTCTGACGAATTGTACACCCAACCACTAAATGATTCATGTCCATGAGTAGCAGAAGTATATACTGAAGACTGAGAGCCTAGTCATGGAATAAAGAAGCACTGGTAGTGatttctcctttcctttgttGCATCTCTATACCGTTAACAATATCCTGTTCGCGCACTAAGAAAGCGGGATACTTAGTGGATGTTTGGTGTTGGTGTCAGTCATCTGTGATGGATgagattactttttaaatattttatagatgAGAGACACCTAGTAAAACAAAGATAATGTGACTGCAACAAATAAACTTGTTGCTTACTTTACACCCTATCAACACCTGCACAGTTTCTGCCATTTTTAGCACTTATGCGCACCTGAGGATGAAGCATAAATTTCACAGGTAGAAACGATGATGCGTCCTGACAAAACAATAGCAAGTTTTAACATAAGCTTGCAGTATTCAAGTCTATAAATATGTCATTATCAAATTATggaatttatttaagtttcaaaCCTCATCAAAAGTAGAATCCATGACATTGTAATCCACAATGGTGTATCAGTTCTTACATTAGCTAAGTCTTACCACATTTCTGATTCatttcagttgattttctgaagcatgtgcttatatatatatagagagagatagaatatatattgagagaatATATATTCAGATTGCCATCCcattgtgtatatttacattgaCATAACAatctaaaagattataaaaaatatatatccacAAATGTTGATATACTGTACTTACTTCTTTCCAACCGTATGTCTGATGATACATCACCAAACAATCGATCTTTTCATCACATGATTTGCCATATAGGCTTCAAGGTCCACAATCACGACACCAGATAATCTGTGCGCAGCCACAGAAGCTGCACTTTTTTGTGGCAGGTCTGAATTCTTTTGCTCGCAGATCTTTCCAGCCCTCAGCCTCggacactttttgttttcttgtgatttcTGACTCCAGTTGCACCTGCCCTCTTAAGAATTGAATGGAACTAACTTTCTAATACATTCTGCTATCTCGAAGAATATCCTGGAAGGTGTACATATAGagaaatacaacaaacacagacatgtctgacacacatacacattgcaCACCTGTTCACATGCAGCAACGCACTCGCACTACACTTATACTGTAAGGTAGAACATCACCTCCAACATCCTGTCAATTTCGTGTTTGCCGATGTGTTTAAtccttttgctgattaattctgcttttgtaaaacgtctgctgcatttttaaaaagaattaaaaatcgtATCTTCTGTCGTTCGATCCTTGATTCGACCTTTACTAGTCGGGTTttcgaaaaggaaaacaaatcgacAGGGAATGACGCCCTGGCATTAATTCGCTATACGGTACATCGTCATCTAAGCAACCTTTCCATACCAACAAATCCACACAGCTTTGTGTGCACACAttcctatttcattatttacaaaaataatttacaaaaataaaagattttctcaatgcTATAGCCTGTGATGTTGACCCTTCGGTAATCGACAATAAGCAAATATACGTATGGTCGATTCGATCGTGTTTCCCTTATTCAAATAAActggttttcttgtttataatgTGCACCCGTCGCCCTCAAGAGGTGCTAGAAAAGTCAAGCGCTTATGTAAAGTAATGAGTATATATAGGCATTGGAAGGGTTTTCTGCTCaaagcatattatttttgttagcatGAGATATTTTTCTATCTGTCCAAAAGCCACTGTATTGGGCGGGCtcttataatattaaatacaccTAATAGAAAATGCatgatcaataaaaacaaaagaaattgtaaacaagttatttaGGTTGATATAGACCAGTGtccaattaaaaagaaatgcagtattttgattaaagaaataagacttagaaaagacatttaatttgtCAAAGTTTCTTACATAATCTTTTCCTATTATTTGCTAAGTTTTGATGATCAAAGATGTTTTCAACTTAAAAGATGTACCACATTATCGAGCTATTCGAAGATGGAAAGAATACATGCAGCCATCATGCCCGATGAATGGCTAATTCAAGAGAGCACCAACAGATATTTCTGGCCTAGCTCTAAACCAGACTTCACCTGGgttaacaacagaaaaaagccaGGTCCGAACTGGAACATTTTCACTACCAGAGGATAATTAAAAGCACATGTcagttattttctctgtgtgtgctcaTTGGATTACTctgttaaacaattttaaaatttcctcTAATACACTAATGATAAATTGAACATAGTACATCAtagaatgtttgaaataaatttaatatttgatatttagTATTTGAtactttagaaataaaataattagtacTACTTTAGTTTGTGCTTAATTGTGATAGTTCTGTCTCTTGTCATATAAGTGTGCATAAGACCTTTCTGGTGATTTGATACCAAAATTGCTTGTTTTAGGATTCCAGGCTGTGAAAGCAGTACATCACACTTTGTATTCcccccaccagcaccaccaagACCTGTGGGATCAGTTATGTGCAAACTCTGTCTTCTATCAGAAGTGTTGGGTCTGTGGATTCTCCAGCACAGCCAGGACCTTTTACTGCTATTAACAGGAAGGTTACACTTGAGTTTCAAATTAATATGTTCAGAGAATTAGAAatacctttttgtttacttttgagtttcaaattaatatgttcagagaattagaagtacctttttgtttacttttgagtttcaaattaatatgttcagagaattagaagtacctttttgtttactttatgtaTGCACAAGTAAAAGATGTCATCGCATTGTTTGTACACTTAAATACACTTGCATTGctattttttagtttatttttagggGCCTCAATCACATTTTCTGTGTTGACACCAGCAGCATCTTCAGCAGCTGCTACTGACAGTAAGGTTTTATATGAACTTCCAGTGATTATATTTAGAGAATTAGATGTGCTTTCTTGTCGTGGGTGTGCATTAAGAGACCTGCATTTATCAGCACTAAGagactttgttttgcttttagagGCCCTGTAGAAGACTGTCCTTCCAGGCAACTTGGAGGGTGGCCGGCAtcccggtggccagaggaagaactgactaacgaacctctgagtttctttcttccagtgtatcaaagtcacgtgtttgtagagGAAGCAAGTAGAAGtcagataaacataaagaccAGTGAAACAACTGCACACCTCGTTAAACTTCAGCAAGGACGGGTTTGGTTGTACAGgttatagaaatattattttcttgaaaactgtttattaagattaaagagtgtgtgacgagtgaagaaaaagatataaaggaatcaaaagatggaaaaagtgagtgaacagagagagagagagagagacagacagacagacagacagacagacagacagacagacagacagagtgtcaCAAACTTcccgcagacatgcgcactctttcaaataaacaagaGGAGATGTCTTCAGTTtaggacaaatacttattaagcaATGCATCAGGTGACATTTTAGaatacaacacaaatataaatataacaaaaacatcatGGGATACTGAAAGTTCAGTACATGTCCATAATAAAGGGAACTGTGagcaatgtttacattttagcgCAAACTCAAACATAGAAGAAGAAATTTCTCACTCGGAAATACTTGAAGCTATCCGTtgccaaaaaaaagcaaaagcacctGGACCTGATGGATCACCTTCTGACCTATTTAAGATTGCAGGTAACATCCTCCTAAAATTTCTACATCCCCTCTTTAATAAAGTGTTCACAAGTGGTACATGTCCTGAAAGTTGGTCCAAAGCAATAATCTTTCCCTTACACAAGAAAGGTGATAAAGGTAAAGTAAATAACTTTAGAGggatttcacttttaaatattcttaGCAAACTGTACAGCTGCATTATTAACACAGGTGTGTCACCAGGTGTGTGTCGCCATTTTGCTAGCGCCTTGCTGTTACAGCTCTTCAGTGtggaacaaatattaaaataatttatttgtttgtacaatTAAGTAAGAGATGTGATGTATCAACCACCCTTATCATTAGTTTAAAGGGAAAGTAATGTTGAGTACATAGTGATGTCATCACATTTAGTCAAAGCGGCAAATACCaacaatactacttataattttaattgcttttatgaaaatatctgttcattcctcgcaatagttttatttgtttacacgaAAAGTATGCTTCGCTGATagctttgtgaaaatgtcaataAAGCAAAGTCCAGGATACGGTAAAGTTTCAcaacataatacaaaataaacttgaagccTTTTAAATACCAAATAATTAGAGATTGTAGATATCTGAGTCAAGGTCAGTCATCGTCAGTAAGCAAATAATGAACAGCAGTGTTGGATACAATCAGTATCTGTGTTTAGGTGTCTAGCTAATATATAgctcatgacacgtttactataaactattaggtgtatgGCGACAGTTCATTACACGTTTACTACAAACTCAGACACAATTAAATgctaaattaattaaacttagactttacgtttgtaaacatgttagtttATCCAAGCAAAtgcaaatctgaaagaaataatacaacacGTGTATACTAGAATCACCAGGCAATatactcaaagtaaacaattaaagtgCAGTAGTCTGCACTAGGGTCAGATGCTAGACTATTGAGAAAGATTAATgtacactgagctcacatcatcagtggaacctggagtgaacagtgaacagtcgACAGGCGGTGTAAGCAgtgagtacaggagacaagtgGTGTTAGTAGTGGTACCATGGCTTTATCTTTATCTCCGAGAACGTCACGGGGCCGATGAGATCCCAAGTCATGTCAAATTTATAAGGGCTGTTGAGGTTAGCCCTGTTAGGACAGTCAGGCTCATGCCACCAGGCACCCTTTGTAGATGAGACACAGCCATACAGATTTCGGTCGTACGTTTGAAACGGATTAGAAGGTCTCATCCCatctcctgtaaacacacaaacacacacagttgtGTACTATTAGACACACAAAGTCCTAAGCACAAATATATCATCACTACAAAACATCTATACAAACTTTTGctattaaatgtgttatttctgtgttgttcatcataacaaagccaaacaccacgcaacacaactacaaaaaatcttttttttaaaatttcttatgaTGCTTTACCCAACatatcatcaacaacataaGAGTAAagagaacagtttttaaacagaagaatgCCTCAGCTAAACtatgtaaaaatgaatgagCATAATTAAGTCtaccctgtgggaccccgggctatgcttgcctagcaagcattgtaagaatagggtccctgccatccagccaggcatgtcgtaagaggcgactaaggtggacacctcacctagaggtaaaataggttgtggtagggctaacaactccaccatgtaaaaaagcATGTTACCGAAACTGAAACCAGAGAATtagtcacagatggcggaggtaatgaagcacaccaggtgactggactaatgacggacgacagcc
Proteins encoded:
- the LOC112575179 gene encoding uncharacterized protein LOC112575179 translates to MRALSHMRRLAVEQTSHVPSKKIFKRQAETFLFTNSLALQNKQAVAECFWKERQPQCWAENGYIFDYSHLTLWIPEVTSEKDGNYSCWHATSNAEEQKTCLLDVTGKGLLMEYTVQRADQLDNTALAVGLTLPILALLATATVLIVKNKKKVLSWISTCRHREEEPEGAKEDVSLTNDPDYQMITKRFQEYLESQTQSMFPNMLQKHSFYFVPPVYFNKTRYRKEIYYGQAVFVPEPVDAKDVRYDQAMLHVFTCLHDMAKHDKKNMFVLTQFKYDDYLKNLGSEFQRHRLPVPAGFTEENQNIQCFDLMIVHRHHGVLVGVVKAVGDKVIQDDQQPLNDMIVKEVTDAVKQLKKGADMIKHLMSDQEQSPRVCQTLMLPNMARTTLQRVIADQPGLVQGMRECLGKNEVSDPTELCLCAEDLENPRMLSDVISRMLTSNNTEDGVPMTDELYIRILSRFCGPATQSALEGQCQSMYLPKTQVEAVSVTGDLYRRPILSEDMLDLLTKERLFLVGPPNTATEAGWRELASKRSRCFCCQRTLWFT